A stretch of the Rodentibacter haemolyticus genome encodes the following:
- a CDS encoding OmpA family protein — protein MKKTLLGVGVVLALSGCARDANQPLELWHNFSQTKLETQLGENQALAVFYRQDDAQGGATNIYVDGDYQASLLPNAYSAVAVCADKHLFSTSLSSNQQFGNRTQGASYTLPVGDIAYVKVSQGANGQPYLARVEPSVAEQEIANLPKENQTLSRVPSANNCQPPVVIAAIAVDSNALFAFNKFGYKDILPAGREKLENFMAQVKTLKVSHIVVGGHTDNLGSDSYNQTLSEKRANSVKQQLQQAGITAPVKAIGFGKKEPVVTNCSALTGAAKNQCNLPNRRVEITVYGEK, from the coding sequence ATGAAAAAAACATTGTTAGGAGTCGGGGTTGTGCTTGCGTTAAGCGGTTGTGCCCGTGATGCGAATCAACCTTTAGAACTATGGCATAATTTTAGCCAAACGAAATTAGAAACCCAACTCGGTGAAAATCAAGCCTTAGCGGTTTTTTATCGTCAAGATGATGCCCAAGGTGGCGCAACCAATATCTATGTTGATGGCGATTATCAAGCTTCACTGCTTCCGAATGCATACAGTGCCGTCGCTGTTTGTGCGGATAAACATTTATTCAGTACCTCCCTTAGCTCAAATCAACAATTCGGAAATCGAACCCAAGGGGCAAGCTACACCTTACCGGTGGGCGACATTGCTTATGTGAAAGTGTCTCAAGGTGCGAACGGCCAACCTTATTTAGCGCGAGTAGAGCCGTCAGTTGCCGAGCAAGAAATCGCCAACTTACCGAAAGAAAACCAAACCTTATCACGTGTTCCGAGTGCAAACAACTGCCAACCTCCGGTCGTGATTGCAGCGATAGCGGTAGATAGCAACGCATTATTTGCTTTCAACAAATTCGGTTACAAAGACATTCTTCCGGCGGGCAGAGAAAAATTAGAAAACTTTATGGCGCAGGTAAAAACCTTAAAAGTTTCTCACATTGTGGTGGGCGGTCACACCGATAATCTCGGTTCGGACAGCTACAACCAAACCCTATCTGAAAAACGCGCAAATAGCGTAAAACAACAGTTACAACAAGCGGGGATTACCGCACCGGTCAAAGCTATCGGTTTCGGTAAGAAAGAGCCGGTGGTCACGAATTGTTCCGCCTTAACCGGTGCGGCAAAAAATCAATGTAATTTACCTAACCGCCGTGTAGAAATTACCGTTTACGGTGAAAAATAA
- a CDS encoding methyltransferase family protein — protein MRILFPFSPPILCVFIGTVMYFLPLIGQYPRYLFLISIFILLSGSIAIASVWQFYRHKANIDPQQLDKTTILVTSGIFRVSRNPMYLSLLLMLSGWALWLGNLLAWTGVAVFVFLMNRFQISQEEAYLEKQFGEDYRRYKSKVRRWI, from the coding sequence ATGCGCATCTTATTTCCCTTTTCTCCTCCGATTCTTTGTGTTTTTATCGGCACAGTTATGTATTTTTTACCGTTAATCGGACAATATCCCCGTTATCTATTCCTCATTTCAATTTTTATTTTGCTTTCCGGCTCTATTGCTATCGCAAGTGTTTGGCAATTTTATCGACACAAAGCAAATATTGATCCGCAACAATTAGACAAAACGACAATTCTTGTCACTTCCGGTATTTTTCGGGTTAGTCGTAATCCTATGTATTTGAGTTTATTACTGATGTTATCCGGCTGGGCGTTATGGTTGGGAAATTTATTGGCTTGGACAGGTGTCGCTGTTTTTGTTTTTCTAATGAACCGATTTCAAATTTCTCAAGAAGAAGCTTATTTGGAAAAGCAATTCGGCGAAGATTATCGCCGATATAAGTCAAAAGTAAGACGTTGGATATAA
- a CDS encoding YfgM family protein, which translates to MAYSIEEEQEINQLKEWWKENGKTIIVAFILGIGGMFGWRYWQSHQANQIAEASAGYDALVYAAEQDPAVQKAKLAEFVQANSKTSYAVFALLDEAKNAVAKQDFARAEAALQQALTQSQDELLTSLTALRLGAVQFQLGQLDSALSALNQVKTAGFTARKALLTGDIQLAKGDNTGAKNSFEQALQTGSALERQAAQMKLNNL; encoded by the coding sequence ATGGCATATTCTATTGAAGAAGAACAAGAGATTAACCAATTAAAAGAGTGGTGGAAAGAAAACGGTAAAACGATTATTGTTGCCTTTATTTTGGGTATTGGCGGTATGTTTGGTTGGCGTTATTGGCAGTCTCATCAGGCAAACCAAATAGCGGAAGCTTCTGCCGGATATGACGCTTTAGTTTATGCGGCAGAGCAAGATCCTGCGGTACAAAAAGCAAAATTGGCGGAATTTGTTCAAGCAAACAGCAAAACCAGCTATGCCGTATTTGCTTTGCTTGACGAAGCGAAAAATGCCGTTGCTAAACAAGATTTTGCTCGGGCTGAAGCCGCATTACAGCAAGCTTTAACTCAGTCTCAAGATGAACTCTTAACTTCACTTACCGCATTACGTTTAGGCGCGGTACAGTTTCAACTAGGTCAATTAGATAGCGCATTATCTGCGTTGAATCAAGTTAAAACAGCCGGTTTTACCGCCCGTAAAGCGTTATTGACCGGTGATATTCAATTAGCCAAAGGTGATAATACCGGAGCTAAAAACAGCTTTGAGCAGGCACTCCAAACAGGGAGCGCATTAGAACGTCAAGCCGCTCAAATGAAACTCAATAATCTTTAA
- the hisS gene encoding histidine--tRNA ligase, giving the protein MAKIIQAIRGMNDCSPTETPLWQWVETQVREVLGSYGYSEVRMPIVESTPLFARAIGEVTDVVSKEMYTFWDNDEQLTLRPEGTAGCVRAAIEHGWIYNNEQRLWYMGPMFRHERPQKGRYRQFHQAGVEVFGIANPEIDAELIILTARLWKALGIEQHVSLQLNSIGSLEARANYRSALVTFLENHRNLMSEEEKERLVKNPLRILDTKNQELQNVLDNAPKLLDYLDDESREHFAQLCSLLDAVGIRYEINPKLVRGLDYYNKTVFEWVTSALGAQGTVCGGGRYDGLVEQLGGHAAPGVGFAMGLERLVLLVQEVNSNIPVKSAVDIYVVYQGEGTTLAAFQLAEKVRSALPHLRTMLHCSGGNFKKQFKRADKSGAVLALVIGESEIQNNQVVVKHLHGGTEQQTLEYTQVIDYIRSQF; this is encoded by the coding sequence GTGGCAAAAATAATTCAAGCAATTCGTGGTATGAACGATTGCTCACCAACTGAAACGCCATTATGGCAATGGGTTGAAACACAAGTACGTGAAGTATTGGGCAGCTATGGCTACTCTGAAGTGCGTATGCCGATTGTGGAAAGCACGCCGTTATTTGCTCGTGCTATCGGTGAAGTAACGGATGTCGTATCAAAGGAAATGTATACCTTTTGGGATAATGATGAACAGTTGACTCTTCGTCCGGAAGGTACGGCAGGTTGTGTACGCGCAGCGATTGAACATGGCTGGATTTATAATAATGAACAACGTTTGTGGTATATGGGACCGATGTTTCGCCACGAACGACCGCAAAAAGGGCGTTATCGCCAATTTCATCAAGCCGGCGTAGAAGTTTTCGGCATTGCAAATCCGGAAATTGATGCGGAATTGATCATTTTAACCGCTCGTCTCTGGAAAGCGTTAGGTATCGAGCAACATGTTTCTTTACAACTAAATTCTATCGGTTCGCTAGAAGCACGGGCGAATTATCGTTCGGCGTTAGTTACATTCTTAGAAAATCACCGAAATCTAATGAGTGAGGAAGAAAAAGAGCGTTTAGTAAAAAATCCTCTGCGTATTCTGGATACCAAAAACCAAGAATTGCAGAATGTATTGGATAACGCACCTAAATTACTTGATTATTTAGATGATGAAAGTCGCGAACATTTTGCTCAATTATGTTCGTTACTGGATGCGGTAGGTATTCGATATGAGATTAATCCGAAACTTGTACGAGGATTAGATTACTACAATAAAACGGTGTTTGAATGGGTAACCTCTGCATTGGGCGCACAAGGTACTGTATGTGGCGGCGGACGCTATGACGGTTTGGTTGAACAACTTGGCGGTCATGCAGCACCGGGGGTTGGTTTTGCTATGGGATTAGAGCGTTTGGTGCTTTTGGTTCAAGAAGTGAATAGCAATATTCCGGTGAAAAGTGCGGTTGATATTTATGTTGTTTATCAGGGTGAAGGTACTACTTTGGCGGCATTTCAACTCGCCGAAAAAGTACGCTCGGCATTACCGCATTTGCGGACAATGTTACATTGTTCCGGCGGTAACTTTAAAAAACAATTTAAACGTGCGGATAAATCAGGTGCGGTATTAGCTTTGGTTATTGGTGAAAGTGAAATTCAAAATAACCAAGTAGTCGTAAAACACTTACATGGTGGAACGGAGCAGCAAACACTTGAGTACACACAGGTGATCGATTATATTCGGTCTCAATTTTAG
- the ispG gene encoding flavodoxin-dependent (E)-4-hydroxy-3-methylbut-2-enyl-diphosphate synthase: MSAFQPTIKRRESTKIYVGNVPIGGDAPIAVQSMTNTRTTDVEATVAQIKSLERVGADIVRVSVPTMDAAEAFKVIKQQVNIPLVADIHFDYRIALKVAEYGVDCLRINPGNIGREDRIRAVVDCARDKNIPIRIGVNAGSLEKDLQEKYGEPTPQALLESALRHVEILDRLNFDQFKVSVKASDVFLAVESYRLLAKSIKQPLHLGITEAGGARAGAVKSAIGLGMLLAEGIGDTLRVSLAADPVEEIKVGFDILKSLRIRSRGINFIACPTCSRQEFDVIGTVNALEQRLEDIITPMDVSIIGCVVNGPGEALISDLGVTGGNKKSGYYVDGERQKERFDNEDIINQLEAKIRAKVALQDPKNRII, encoded by the coding sequence ATGTCTGCTTTTCAACCGACCATTAAGCGTCGTGAATCGACAAAAATTTATGTAGGAAATGTGCCGATTGGTGGAGATGCGCCGATTGCCGTACAGTCTATGACGAATACCCGTACAACAGATGTTGAAGCAACGGTCGCTCAAATTAAATCTTTAGAGCGTGTTGGTGCGGATATTGTGCGTGTTTCTGTACCCACGATGGATGCGGCGGAAGCATTTAAAGTTATTAAACAACAAGTGAATATTCCGCTTGTGGCGGATATTCATTTTGACTACCGTATTGCACTAAAAGTCGCAGAGTATGGTGTCGATTGTTTGCGTATTAATCCGGGGAATATTGGGCGTGAGGATCGTATTCGAGCCGTGGTGGATTGCGCACGTGATAAAAATATTCCGATTCGTATCGGTGTGAATGCCGGTTCTTTAGAAAAAGATCTTCAAGAAAAATATGGTGAACCGACACCACAAGCCTTATTGGAATCCGCACTGCGACACGTGGAAATTTTAGATCGCCTTAATTTTGATCAATTTAAAGTCAGTGTGAAAGCCTCTGATGTATTCCTTGCTGTTGAGTCTTACCGTTTACTCGCAAAATCGATTAAGCAGCCGTTGCATTTAGGTATCACTGAGGCCGGTGGTGCGCGGGCGGGAGCCGTTAAATCTGCGATAGGTCTGGGTATGTTGCTTGCAGAGGGTATTGGAGACACGCTACGTGTTTCGCTTGCCGCAGATCCGGTGGAAGAAATTAAAGTCGGTTTTGATATTTTAAAATCTCTGCGAATTCGTTCTCGTGGTATCAATTTTATTGCTTGCCCGACCTGTTCCCGTCAGGAATTTGATGTAATTGGTACGGTAAATGCGCTGGAACAACGTCTTGAAGACATTATTACGCCAATGGATGTATCAATTATCGGCTGTGTCGTAAATGGACCGGGAGAAGCCTTGATTTCTGATCTGGGCGTTACCGGCGGTAACAAAAAAAGTGGTTACTATGTCGATGGTGAGCGCCAAAAAGAACGTTTTGATAACGAGGATATCATTAATCAATTAGAAGCGAAGATCCGTGCGAAAGTGGCACTACAGGATCCGAAAAATCGTATTATTTAA
- a CDS encoding RodZ domain-containing protein has protein sequence MNMPVEPIEVQSDREMTLGEKFRQARESLNLSLEDVSKQIALRPAILAQIENNEFIQKNVPATFMKGYVRNYGKFLRLPESLWADLSVGETEKNDLGKNARVRRSANQYSSHGRWVGYLTALVLLVALSMTGLWWWQNYQKSNEERDTLVQNYVSDTEANKEKSENLSAQSVEISVPQSAQTAESSINIPTAEVSTNTEIKVEKAARTPLVQSENPLPKSMTFKESERESNANEEVVSDTQSAVENPSISLAPPTAQGDLVVEILKNTSWLSVKDKNRKVLAQKEYKQGEVLTFNGDEFSLIVGAPGNVRITYKGENYPLKIDGRIAKFKLSQP, from the coding sequence ATGAATATGCCAGTTGAACCCATTGAAGTGCAAAGTGATCGAGAAATGACGCTTGGTGAAAAATTTCGTCAAGCGCGTGAGTCTCTTAATCTCTCTCTTGAAGATGTTTCTAAACAAATCGCCTTACGTCCAGCCATCTTAGCGCAAATCGAAAATAATGAATTTATCCAAAAAAATGTTCCGGCAACTTTTATGAAGGGCTATGTGCGTAATTATGGAAAATTTTTACGTTTACCGGAAAGTTTGTGGGCGGATCTTTCTGTTGGTGAAACGGAGAAAAACGATTTAGGAAAAAATGCACGTGTTAGACGTTCTGCGAACCAATATTCTTCACACGGTCGTTGGGTAGGGTATTTAACGGCATTAGTGCTTCTTGTGGCCTTAAGTATGACGGGACTATGGTGGTGGCAAAATTATCAGAAATCCAATGAAGAGCGTGATACTTTAGTCCAAAATTATGTATCTGACACCGAGGCAAACAAGGAGAAATCTGAAAATTTATCAGCTCAATCCGTTGAAATTTCAGTGCCGCAATCAGCTCAAACAGCGGAATCATCAATAAATATTCCGACTGCAGAGGTTTCGACAAATACTGAAATCAAAGTGGAAAAGGCGGCTCGAACTCCGTTAGTTCAGTCGGAAAATCCATTGCCAAAATCAATGACGTTTAAAGAATCTGAAAGGGAATCGAACGCAAATGAAGAGGTTGTGTCTGATACTCAAAGTGCGGTTGAAAATCCGAGTATTTCTTTGGCTCCACCGACGGCACAGGGTGATTTGGTGGTAGAAATATTAAAAAATACCAGCTGGCTAAGCGTTAAAGATAAAAACCGTAAAGTGCTTGCACAAAAAGAATATAAACAGGGTGAAGTGCTAACATTTAACGGTGATGAATTTTCTTTGATTGTAGGCGCACCCGGTAATGTTCGCATTACTTATAAAGGTGAGAATTATCCATTGAAAATCGATGGACGAATTGCAAAATTTAAACTTTCACAACCTTAA
- the pilW gene encoding type IV pilus biogenesis/stability protein PilW: MKPFFIQYLSAVIFPLIFSACVSQTSSSDDFNKQQAAKARVELALGYLHHNNFPQAKQNLDKALEHDKNYSLVHSAFAHFYQLQGDVISARESYLQAIKLNDKQGETYNNFGAFLCGQGEFEQARQAFEQALSSPRYYHQADTYENLALCARAFNQKDIYQQAVDKLRQIDEYRAEKLNQIK, translated from the coding sequence ATGAAACCCTTCTTTATTCAATACTTAAGTGCGGTCATTTTTCCTCTTATTTTTTCAGCCTGTGTTTCTCAAACTTCTTCCTCTGATGATTTCAATAAACAGCAAGCGGCAAAAGCTCGCGTGGAATTAGCCTTAGGTTATCTGCATCACAACAATTTTCCTCAAGCTAAACAGAATTTGGATAAGGCCTTGGAACATGATAAAAATTACTCTCTTGTGCATTCTGCATTTGCACATTTCTATCAGCTACAAGGTGATGTAATCTCCGCGCGGGAATCTTATCTTCAAGCAATAAAACTTAATGATAAACAAGGCGAAACCTATAATAATTTCGGTGCCTTTTTATGTGGGCAGGGAGAATTTGAACAAGCCCGTCAAGCCTTTGAACAGGCATTATCCTCACCTCGTTATTATCACCAAGCCGATACTTATGAAAATCTGGCGCTTTGCGCACGAGCATTCAACCAAAAGGATATTTATCAACAAGCTGTCGATAAATTACGGCAGATCGATGAATATCGTGCGGAAAAACTGAATCAAATCAAATAA
- a CDS encoding bifunctional tRNA (adenosine(37)-C2)-methyltransferase TrmG/ribosomal RNA large subunit methyltransferase RlmN, with product MLEQIETKKINLMDLTRRQMREFFQELGEKPFRADQLVKWIYHFGEDNFDNMTNINKKLREKLKTVAEIKAPEVAVEQRSADGTIKWAMQVGEQQVETVYIPEADRATLCVSSQVGCALACTFCSTAQQGFNRNLTVSEIIGQVWRASKIIGNFGVTGVRPITNVVMMGMGEPLLNVANVVPAMEIMLDDFAYGLSKRRVTLSTSGVVPALDNLSKMIDVALAISLHAPNDRLRDEIVPINKKYNIKSLIDSVNRYLSVSNANHGKVTIEYVMLDHINDGVEHAHQLAEVLKNTPCKINLIPWNPFPQAPYAKSSNTRIDRFQKTLMEYGFTVIVRKTRGDDIDAACGQLAGDVIDRTKRTAMKRQFGQNIGITQVN from the coding sequence ATGTTAGAACAAATCGAAACGAAAAAAATCAATTTAATGGATTTAACACGCCGGCAGATGCGTGAATTTTTTCAGGAATTAGGCGAGAAACCGTTCCGAGCCGATCAATTGGTAAAATGGATTTATCATTTTGGCGAAGATAATTTCGACAATATGACGAATATTAACAAAAAATTACGTGAAAAATTAAAAACGGTGGCTGAAATTAAAGCACCGGAAGTCGCCGTAGAACAACGCTCTGCCGATGGCACGATCAAATGGGCTATGCAAGTAGGAGAGCAACAGGTCGAAACCGTCTATATTCCTGAGGCGGATCGTGCCACGCTATGTGTTTCTTCACAAGTGGGTTGCGCACTTGCCTGTACTTTCTGCTCTACCGCCCAACAAGGTTTTAATCGTAATTTGACTGTTTCTGAGATTATCGGGCAAGTGTGGCGGGCTTCAAAAATTATTGGTAATTTTGGAGTAACCGGAGTGCGTCCTATTACCAATGTGGTGATGATGGGAATGGGAGAACCGTTGTTAAATGTGGCGAATGTGGTGCCTGCAATGGAAATTATGTTGGATGATTTCGCATACGGATTATCTAAACGTCGTGTGACGCTTTCTACATCAGGCGTTGTGCCGGCATTGGATAATTTGAGTAAAATGATCGATGTGGCATTGGCTATTTCGCTCCATGCGCCGAATGATCGGTTACGCGATGAAATTGTGCCGATTAATAAAAAATATAACATTAAAAGTCTAATTGATTCTGTGAACCGCTATTTAAGTGTCTCTAATGCAAATCACGGAAAAGTAACGATTGAATATGTGATGCTGGATCATATCAATGACGGCGTAGAGCATGCACATCAGCTTGCGGAAGTATTAAAAAACACCCCTTGTAAAATTAACTTAATTCCATGGAACCCGTTCCCGCAGGCACCTTATGCGAAAAGTTCCAATACACGCATTGATCGCTTTCAAAAAACATTGATGGAGTACGGTTTTACCGTGATTGTTCGTAAAACTCGCGGTGATGATATTGATGCCGCTTGCGGTCAGCTTGCAGGGGATGTTATTGACCGAACTAAACGTACGGCGATGAAGCGTCAGTTTGGGCAGAATATTGGGATTACACAAGTTAATTAA
- a CDS encoding D-alanyl-D-alanine carboxypeptidase family protein, whose product MLKKLFPILFFIPTFTIAQSYVVYDFTRNKVLESRTPDYVQPIASVTKLMTANVFLEHNKNPRCTASITDDDYDYIKGTHTKLPKYTPISCHELLKAMLVHSDNYAAHALARSAGMSRLQFIQKMNEKARELGMHSTRFTDSSGLSDSNISSVMDLVKLAKYSMHKPQIKNLSNMPSAYIQAGARNVFVRNTNKLVREEVFDAAINKTGYIRESGYNLVFINKHPCRNSTIGVISLNNRSSQYRTNFTKGKLEKYGCIAGRSLHNFTADEAQYEEGYDEEGLTNLIEQLSK is encoded by the coding sequence ATGTTAAAGAAACTCTTTCCAATTTTATTTTTTATCCCCACTTTTACAATAGCGCAATCCTATGTCGTTTATGATTTTACGCGGAATAAAGTGTTGGAAAGTCGCACTCCCGATTATGTTCAGCCCATCGCCTCCGTCACAAAATTAATGACGGCGAATGTGTTTTTGGAACATAACAAAAATCCTCGCTGTACCGCCTCGATTACGGATGATGATTATGATTACATTAAAGGCACACATACAAAATTACCCAAATATACGCCTATTTCATGTCATGAATTATTAAAAGCAATGCTTGTTCATTCCGATAACTATGCCGCACACGCGCTTGCCCGCTCGGCCGGAATGAGCCGTTTACAATTCATTCAAAAAATGAACGAAAAAGCTCGTGAATTGGGTATGCATTCAACGCGTTTCACTGATAGCTCCGGGCTCTCCGATAGCAATATTTCAAGCGTGATGGATTTAGTGAAACTTGCTAAATATTCTATGCATAAACCGCAAATTAAAAACCTTTCTAATATGCCAAGCGCTTATATTCAAGCGGGGGCTCGCAACGTATTCGTGAGAAATACCAATAAACTGGTGCGCGAAGAAGTGTTTGATGCGGCAATTAATAAAACCGGCTATATTCGCGAATCGGGCTATAACTTAGTCTTTATCAATAAACATCCTTGCCGAAATTCCACCATCGGCGTGATAAGCTTAAATAATCGCTCCTCTCAATATCGTACGAATTTCACAAAAGGAAAATTAGAAAAGTACGGTTGCATTGCCGGCCGTAGCCTTCACAACTTCACCGCTGATGAAGCACAATATGAAGAAGGTTATGATGAGGAAGGTTTGACAAATCTGATTGAACAACTTTCGAAATAG
- a CDS encoding M16 family metallopeptidase → MRNIFYVLLFLFSTIAAAGTSMPIQGQLENGLRYTILPLHSQPRRVDVIMRVYAGAIDEAPAQSGVAHMVEHMAFRATESYVKGIMPYLHQQGWLRGKNYNAFTNQENTTYIYMPPKHFSLTQTLEVVKQMLFKAQVNASDWENERKIILEEWRTRDSARRRLFEQRQTSQRFGSRYENRTVIGSQKSINTMPVAELQQYYQTWYVPNNMQLLLVGDIQVNEVEKLIKAHFSDLPKKQLPIRDKHYYEPKLIERIKVDRLSDPQNNNSQVSYLWRFDDHISQEQTEIGFKQRLIDQLAVNSLNQRFREEKNQMPSDLSSLSVRKIPVGKITSALIFTANVEKQSHRIGANYMIEQSERLKHYPITQSELDKQKEKILSQQKNDKANQQNFTFEDWVQTMISTLLNEKNYYSQAQIEKMTKDGIDKISLSEVNQRIQYWLNASDQILQYMPPLNIEIPPIELAEVKQWRQMAKQGSFNVPTESAKEKMTFAPLKEQGSIVKEQRFPEQNTVRWTLSNGDIVVWLKSPIAKNKSYFVAQNQVGSNASILQDWKGKLAIQLIGNNAPLNWKRNQMLEWKENNHIPLIIRQSFDKLNILSTVENDKFADLLRFYYAQQKETTIKEEFEKTKREAIWRIELQSRSDEFKRNLAWETFVYGHPLNSQPTIKQIEVLTETELMQQWQALSMVPVTYFIMNDMEESKVRSFLAQNLAAIERGKTIETEPLKVQAGQAKEKFAMNPEPKDNVYISWFTQDNWDAKKALVIEFASSIASEKLSKKMRDETLGIYSKRFKSRLQAETNRIQTTLTFSSNPEITDKLIKIAKQVLIDLPNSITAEEFETAKSYFYQTEESGQQSPEAWLERLIYSENRFHTPQYLTEIKPIVESITLDEVKLAAKYLYNPENQRVFITTPKTPKN, encoded by the coding sequence TTGCGTAATATATTTTATGTTTTATTATTTTTATTCTCGACAATCGCAGCTGCCGGCACATCTATGCCGATACAAGGACAATTGGAAAACGGATTGCGTTATACCATTTTACCTCTTCATTCTCAGCCTCGGCGTGTGGATGTTATTATGCGGGTTTATGCCGGTGCGATTGATGAAGCACCTGCCCAAAGCGGTGTGGCTCATATGGTTGAGCATATGGCATTCCGCGCTACGGAATCTTATGTTAAAGGAATTATGCCTTATCTTCATCAACAAGGTTGGTTAAGGGGTAAAAATTATAATGCCTTTACGAATCAGGAAAACACCACTTATATTTATATGCCGCCAAAACATTTTAGCCTAACGCAAACGTTAGAGGTAGTAAAACAAATGCTTTTTAAAGCACAAGTCAATGCTTCGGATTGGGAGAATGAACGTAAAATAATTTTAGAGGAATGGCGAACAAGAGATAGTGCCAGAAGACGGCTTTTTGAACAACGACAAACATCTCAACGTTTTGGTTCCCGCTATGAAAATCGAACGGTGATTGGTTCTCAAAAGAGCATTAACACAATGCCGGTGGCAGAATTACAGCAGTATTACCAAACCTGGTATGTACCCAATAATATGCAATTACTGCTTGTGGGAGATATTCAGGTTAATGAAGTTGAAAAGTTGATTAAAGCTCATTTTTCCGATCTTCCGAAAAAGCAACTTCCGATTCGAGATAAACATTATTATGAACCTAAATTAATTGAACGAATTAAAGTTGATCGCCTTAGTGATCCGCAAAATAATAACAGTCAAGTGAGCTATTTATGGCGATTTGATGATCATATAAGCCAAGAACAAACGGAAATAGGTTTTAAACAACGTCTTATCGATCAACTGGCGGTAAATAGTTTAAATCAACGTTTTAGAGAAGAAAAAAATCAAATGCCGTCAGATTTATCCTCCTTGTCGGTACGTAAAATTCCCGTAGGAAAAATAACCTCCGCCTTGATTTTTACGGCTAATGTTGAGAAACAATCGCATCGTATCGGTGCAAACTATATGATTGAACAATCCGAACGATTGAAACATTATCCGATTACGCAATCTGAATTAGATAAACAGAAGGAAAAAATATTATCTCAACAAAAAAATGATAAAGCGAACCAACAAAATTTCACTTTTGAAGATTGGGTTCAAACCATGATCAGCACATTGCTTAATGAGAAAAACTATTATAGCCAAGCTCAGATTGAAAAAATGACAAAAGACGGAATAGATAAAATTAGTTTGAGCGAAGTTAATCAACGTATTCAATATTGGTTAAATGCCTCGGATCAAATTTTGCAATATATGCCTCCGTTAAATATTGAGATTCCGCCGATTGAACTTGCCGAAGTAAAACAATGGCGGCAAATGGCAAAGCAGGGCAGTTTTAATGTTCCAACGGAAAGTGCAAAAGAAAAAATGACCTTTGCCCCGCTAAAAGAGCAGGGAAGTATTGTGAAAGAACAACGTTTTCCTGAACAAAATACGGTACGTTGGACACTTTCTAACGGAGATATTGTCGTTTGGCTAAAATCGCCTATTGCAAAAAATAAAAGCTATTTTGTCGCTCAAAATCAAGTGGGATCAAATGCCTCGATTCTTCAAGATTGGAAAGGGAAATTAGCAATACAACTTATTGGTAATAACGCGCCTTTAAATTGGAAGCGTAATCAAATGCTAGAATGGAAAGAAAATAATCATATTCCTCTTATTATTCGCCAAAGTTTTGACAAATTGAATATTTTAAGCACTGTTGAGAATGATAAATTCGCCGATTTACTCCGTTTTTACTATGCTCAGCAAAAAGAAACAACAATCAAAGAAGAATTTGAAAAAACTAAAAGAGAAGCTATCTGGCGTATTGAGCTACAATCCCGTTCTGATGAATTTAAACGTAATTTAGCCTGGGAAACGTTTGTTTACGGACATCCGCTCAATTCTCAACCAACAATAAAACAAATTGAAGTATTAACCGAAACGGAACTTATGCAACAGTGGCAGGCACTTTCTATGGTACCTGTAACTTACTTCATTATGAACGATATGGAAGAAAGTAAAGTGCGGTCATTTTTAGCGCAGAATTTAGCCGCTATCGAAAGGGGAAAAACTATCGAAACCGAACCTTTGAAAGTGCAAGCAGGTCAAGCTAAAGAAAAATTTGCAATGAATCCGGAACCAAAGGATAACGTCTATATCTCGTGGTTTACCCAAGACAATTGGGATGCTAAAAAAGCGTTAGTGATTGAATTTGCAAGTAGTATTGCTTCTGAAAAATTAAGTAAAAAAATGCGGGATGAGACATTAGGTATTTATAGCAAACGATTTAAAAGCCGTCTGCAAGCGGAGACGAATCGCATACAAACCACTTTGACTTTTTCCTCGAACCCGGAAATAACGGATAAATTGATTAAAATTGCCAAACAGGTATTAATTGATTTACCAAATAGTATTACAGCGGAAGAATTTGAAACCGCAAAAAGTTATTTTTATCAAACCGAGGAAAGCGGGCAACAATCTCCCGAAGCTTGGTTAGAACGATTGATTTACAGTGAAAACCGCTTCCATACTCCTCAATATTTAACGGAAATTAAACCGATTGTGGAAAGTATTACGCTTGATGAGGTGAAATTAGCAGCTAAATATCTCTATAACCCTGAAAATCAAAGAGTGTTTATCACGACACCTAAAACACCAAAAAATTAA